A genomic window from Diorhabda sublineata isolate icDioSubl1.1 chromosome 8, icDioSubl1.1, whole genome shotgun sequence includes:
- the LOC130448397 gene encoding WW domain-binding protein 11 produces the protein MGRRSINTTKSGKYMNPTDQARKEARKQELKKNKKQRQMVRAAVLKGKDPQQILEEMEKIDQMEFNVNQPSPLNEKVLKDKRKKLRDTLERVLSMYYKDDQEKWSDLKRKQNEYEQKRNQLVTFYESVKSAQQVTVDEIPLPQLPQQQPAIANIPAQIPLPTAERKQEHTIYSIATALKLQALGQPVREPPGCPPGPPPDINEEGEVEEFGAKLTEEIKDSDIEGVEIDEPSTVKPTSLQQKMVALSGQNVDDFMKEMETVQKKIELQRTEDRTKLTVHIEPLVPPGTEIPVIPSQAPTAPPPHLFPGNIRLPPGPPPGRPLMPPGPPPGLPPRLPIRLPQVAPRIIRLPGPPQIMQPNVLSAAPQLINRSDSNKHGATISAKPQIRNLSADVTRFVPSALRVKREDKKPSKNPSILAREMKQKEFNMHQNALAGHTKDDAYKQFMQEMENLL, from the exons ATGGGACGACGTTCTATTAATACCACTAAAAGTGGTAAATATATGAACCCAACAGATCAAGCAA GAAAAGAAGCTAGAAAAcaagaattaaagaaaaacaagaaacagaggCAGATGGTTAGAGCAGCAGTTTTAAAAGGAAAAGACCCCCAGCAAATATtagaagaaatggaaaaaattgaccAGATGG AATTTAACGTTAATCAGCCGTCTCCATTGAATGAGAAAGTTCTGAAAGATAAGAGGAAAAAACTTAGAGATACTTTAGAAAGGGTTCTTAGTATGTAT tataaagaTGATCAAGAAAAATGGTCAGATTTgaagagaaaacaaaatgaatatgAACAAAAGAGGAATCAATTAGTAACTTTCTATGAATCCGTTAAAAGTGCTCAACAAGTAACTGTAGATGAGATTCCTTTACCTCAATTGCCACAACAACAGCCTGCAATAGCAAATATTCCTGCTCAAATTCCCCTACCCACAGCAGAAAGGAAACAGGAGCATACTATATATTCTATAGCAACAGCCCTCAAGTTACAAGCATTA ggCCAACCTGTTAGAGAACCACCAGGTTGTCCCCCTGGACCACCCCCTGACATAAATGAAGAGGGAGAAGTTGAGGAATTCGGAGCTAAATTAACTGAAGAAATAAAAGATTCAGACATAGAAGGTGTTGAAATAGATGAACCATCAACAGTAAAACCAACATCATTACAACAAAAAATGGTTGCCCTTTCTGGTCAAAATGTTGATGATTTTATGAAAGAAATGGAAActgtacagaaaaaaattgagttacaAAGAACCGAAGATAGGACAAAGTTAACAGTGCATATTGAACCTTTAGTGCCACCAG GTACAGAAATACCCGTTATTCCTTCTCAAGCTCCTACTGCCCCACCACCACATCTGTTTCCTGGTAATATAAGATTACCTCCTGGTCCACCTCCTGGAAGACCACTAATGCCTCCAGGACCACCACCAGGTTTACCACCTCGTTTACCAATTAGGCTGCCACAAGTTGCTCCAAGAATTATTAGATTACCTGGACCTCCACAAATTATGCAACCGAATGTTTTATCAGCAGCGCCTCAACTCATTAATAG ATCCGATTCCAATAAACATGGTGCAACAATTTCAGCTAAACCACAAATTAGGAACCTTAGCGCTGACGTCACTAGATTCGTTCCTTCGGCATTAAGAGTTAAAAGAGAGGATAAGAAGCCATCCAAGAATCCCAGTATTCTTGCTagagaaatgaaacaaaaagaatTCAATATGCACCAGAACGCTTTAGCTGGACATACAAAAGACGATGCTTACAAACAATTTATGCAAGAGATGGagaatttattgtaa
- the LOC130448399 gene encoding N-acetyltransferase 9-like protein isoform X1, whose amino-acid sequence MLINKYTIIQCQRVILVPYKKKHVLKYHEWMKSESLQQLTASEPLTLEEEYEMQKSWLRDENKLTFIILDKAKYEETQNEIDSMIGDTNLFFANADDRICAEAEIMIAEEWARKRKCGWEATLLMFMYGIDYLGVKQYIVKISYQNDISIKMFNDMGFVEVGRSDVFQEVTLSKLVDDMWIEWIKQSLGHFKVIDKNVEEENKEV is encoded by the exons ATgcttataaacaaatatacaataattCAGTGCCAACGAGTTATTTTAGTACCATATAAGAAAAAGCACGTTTTAAA GTATCATGAATGGATGAAATCAGAATCCTTACAGCAGCTAACTGCTTCAGAACCCCTGACGCTGGAGGAAGAATACGAAATGCAAAAATCTTGGCTTAGGGATGAAAATA aatTGACTTTTATAATTCTGGATAAAGCTAAATATGAAGAAACCCAAAATGAAATTG aTTCTATGATTGgtgatacaaatttattttttgcaaaCGCAGACGATAGGATCTGTGCAGAAGCGGAAATAATGATTGCAGAAGAATGGgccagaaaaagaaaatgtggTTGGGAAGCTACATTGCTCATGTTCATGTATGGAATTGATTACTTGGGAGTAAAACAGTacattgtaaaaatttcttaCCAAAATGATATcagtataaaaatgtttaatgatATGGGCTTTGTTGAGGTGGGCAGAAGTGATGTTTTCCAAGAAGTTACTTTAAGTAAACTAGTAGATGATATGTGGATTGAATGGATAAAACAAAGCTTAGGACATTTCAAAGTTATAGATAAAAATGTTGAGGAAGAAAACAAAgaagtttaa
- the LOC130448399 gene encoding N-acetyltransferase 9-like protein isoform X2, which translates to MLINKYTIIQCQRVILVPYKKKYHEWMKSESLQQLTASEPLTLEEEYEMQKSWLRDENKLTFIILDKAKYEETQNEIDSMIGDTNLFFANADDRICAEAEIMIAEEWARKRKCGWEATLLMFMYGIDYLGVKQYIVKISYQNDISIKMFNDMGFVEVGRSDVFQEVTLSKLVDDMWIEWIKQSLGHFKVIDKNVEEENKEV; encoded by the exons ATgcttataaacaaatatacaataattCAGTGCCAACGAGTTATTTTAGTACCATATAAGAAAAA GTATCATGAATGGATGAAATCAGAATCCTTACAGCAGCTAACTGCTTCAGAACCCCTGACGCTGGAGGAAGAATACGAAATGCAAAAATCTTGGCTTAGGGATGAAAATA aatTGACTTTTATAATTCTGGATAAAGCTAAATATGAAGAAACCCAAAATGAAATTG aTTCTATGATTGgtgatacaaatttattttttgcaaaCGCAGACGATAGGATCTGTGCAGAAGCGGAAATAATGATTGCAGAAGAATGGgccagaaaaagaaaatgtggTTGGGAAGCTACATTGCTCATGTTCATGTATGGAATTGATTACTTGGGAGTAAAACAGTacattgtaaaaatttcttaCCAAAATGATATcagtataaaaatgtttaatgatATGGGCTTTGTTGAGGTGGGCAGAAGTGATGTTTTCCAAGAAGTTACTTTAAGTAAACTAGTAGATGATATGTGGATTGAATGGATAAAACAAAGCTTAGGACATTTCAAAGTTATAGATAAAAATGTTGAGGAAGAAAACAAAgaagtttaa
- the LOC130448400 gene encoding magnesium-dependent phosphatase 1-like has translation MESKKLNLIVFDLDYTLWPFWVDTHVTPPFQKNASGHIVDRNNRKIECYPEVSEVLNELHDEGYTLAVASRTSEIKGAKQLIQLFGWDKYFKYLEIFPGQKTKHFNNIKSQSGVQYNEMIFFDDESRNIVDVGGIGVTSILVTDGVNRKIVEEGIRRFARKK, from the exons atggagtctaaaaaattaaatcttattGTATTTGATTTAG ATTATACCCTGTGGCCTTTTTGGGTAGATACCCATGTAACACCACCTTTCCAAAAAAA TGCCAGTGGTCACATTGTGGATAGGAACAATAGAAAGATAGAATGTTATCCGGAAGTTTCAGAAGTTTTAAACGAATTACATGATGAGGGTTATACATTGGCAGTAGCTTCCAGAACTTCAGAAATAAAAGGTGCAAAACAACTAATACAACTTTTTGGAtgggataaatattttaagtacTTGGAAATATTTCCTggtcaaaaaacaaaacatttcaaCAA cATCAAGAGTCAGTCTGGAGTTCAATATAacgaaatgatattttttgatgatgaaTCGCGAAATATTGTTGATGTTGGTGGTATAGGAGTTACATCAATACTCGTAACAGATGgtgttaatagaaaaattgtagAAGAAGGAATAAGACGATTTGcaaggaaaaaataa
- the LOC130448401 gene encoding uncharacterized protein LOC130448401: MSKLQIKKYRAIGLIISLFIIYLLFRKQTYEYKAYIFLPKVHPNKPWEFVADFSNMKYLNPTITDFSILDESGNYEHWKYSTEYFENLSHWPYLPNRSVAHFDIKAFVKNSEYYINSVHRTCLFMGFYCLNSESVFKFSDNDETKGASCEENVKYECPSIFSPFCKREVIYQRKSIMNNLYKHFIGNTMLV, translated from the exons ATGTccaaattgcaaataaaaaaatacagagcGATAGGTTtaattataagtttatttataatatatttgttatttcgaaAGCAAACTTATGAATATAAAGCGTATATATTCCTACCAAAAGTACATCCTAATAAACCATGGGAATTTGTTGCCGATTTTAGTAATATGAAGTATCTGAACCCTACAAT TACAGATTTCAGTATATTAGATGAAAGTGGCAACTATGAGCACTGGAAATACTCCacggaatattttgaaaatctctCACATTGGCCATATTTACCGAACCGTTCCGTTGCTCATTTCGATATAAAAGCGTTTGTTAAAAATAGTGAATACTATATTAATTCTGTACATAGAACGTGTTTATTTATGGGGTTTTATTGTT tgaACTCGGAAagtgtatttaaattttctgatAACGATGAAACAAAGGGGGCATCATGtgaagaaaatgttaaatatgaATGTCCAAGTATTTTTTCCCCGTTTTGTAAGAGGGAagttatttatcaaagaaaatccATTATGAATAActtatataaacattttattggaaatacCATGCTGGTGTAA
- the LOC130448402 gene encoding putative ATP-dependent RNA helicase TDRD12 produces the protein MDLSKISDIKISTFINPHLFWIIIQNEENAINFCSLNKEMKECVTITNDFDSTSNYFKKGEIVAAQINNKLYRAIIEDIIPKNSWKITYILWLVDLGTMKEANYVFNLPTNLRKTPHFALQASLNNVKYVNQILEYNSYGELVKINKGVLNPTPSSRQEAMNFFLTGHNFKFSLEKEEDGILFGDILFKNKENKQVSLRDCLYNTGAIVKEPIEGVTDFINNYKERNLTVISKICQSEPQLFENKIYESVGITCKTIVTKILEEFQCSDTLTYVDKEAEPLCSISDSKNFNTSLDHPLPDNQSPSVKKLRIFQVIEKLRGQKNVSKLNQSTTSDATVDTIEDQSKNKNAIESASNYTENKTVDQLTDKDVAQSTSKMNELMKKMRKNRRASKLNQTFTSDTTENEIDDKSRDIKSASNRNQLCGKEKDIEKGKWKYELDLVMEGKIILGPAGSERTLANKRNKHKKNPSSPKIKINKNYIGTNKSPKKMVCSDNNSKIIELSSKEELKLEYVQSNSSEAEASINEKNKRMKEQRSEDSSNSTRCSERKFHEIKEITISPITPKRFSRLLSKKQLTGFKSNSSDKGSFSEKNIDPTPMVTGMKEQSSDDSPSSRRSSEETFNEVERATSPFCSESNSSHESSLGSEQNVDCSLKVTRTKEQSSDDSFSNKGCSERKFNEVEGATAPPIHPESSPKVLEQWSKKLTTGVKSNSPNESSFSEQKVDPTLKVTRMKEQSSDDSSNSIKWSERKCNEVNNATTSYIHLETSPKVIDKPSKEALTSFGSNFSSDEGYLQEQNVNPYIDSFNGQKYPNKCSKDVISLIHSESISKTVEQSEEPNLTDADCSSSKEDGSLTDCNIPSSDFQHLQPVQPLKIKPHCNCKQCTIWTKEEDISLENMDTTSKVAKIKGTRTNLLFKENETVDSVLNINSVDYAFMNKVEKQSTQKVLVHSELMINPVHQIPKLTFHRDIHISLYDLQYRQARRIQIYTWSAILRNQHVFMIHGPRTGKSMAYMPCMLTFILEKHDRYATLLKVSGGPIVIILCRNTDKCEQLSDLAKLLMQNKKCNISLVTYPLGHVNTSHTDMLITTPDILIDLLRNNSINFKRLCHLVIEDGDTLLTKYKEAMDAIFELCQSMLRNRLFSKSLQLVVCSEHWTSHMKHLIKKLYQVPLICIGNPLEAAFYGQVEISMKFKDAALKEQELENILKEDHRIYRTIVICEEHEMDEIVKMLGFRGIDYIAVPSSLGAEDILHLEVVWKSAKGGSYSVLICSDFVLNTFLNITCAEVLIHYSLPSTWTKFIKRFICLLENCKSPLVTKSVKYFAKTIIMYDGIRNEPLKKFLNYVASTDLKKHIPLTLQKYSENLKKAEEEEKLKEDICLCANLKLFGYCKKIECPQRHILNSDSDVSQHFPKSGKIKFKIVNIIDVSVFTIKLLQHVDNDNKIHEYDETSNITEDLSTSLKLGKKKVSDPVLGKRYAFHNIDEQDPNYYRCEVLNIDKENVKINLLDKGTVINSTVTRLFYLPKEFDIHVKPRQTIDCYLANCIPPYRDENYSAKSFFNVKVMLESKDYKNIIFTGDIRLQLNNTLWLKDVYEEIVLSDVIIPRFQLSREIIIQKVVENKSNQLDSLYKLCAEFGIDLPKYDTPIVKVPVKKRNVEKNWAYLDTERINEVTFTSAFSPDEIYVKLNKFNNLLNNLQKEIQRSIEMPNYPKIREVTVGDVYLAKDPNGNEYCRVLALKIQDDEVLCFYVDFGDEALIKIENLKHIQDVYITKLPFQCIACRLYGIRPIYNAWDENVTDMLYNYAHEPDTDIFRLLYLKVCRKETSSVITPTKYSVLLKDGLYEKKTLINQILIECGTVLANPDEILEDFEIPAPQQDPPELDEHLEEAAYICRKTEELDRCFEANAGGFDSTTDQSGNKKGDNNSDDLELFTFGDPIDFLINVVTSNETSPTDRIRELPSITAAPSTDYCTPDVYWSQTESTVKLSIRLADIKDYKLTLTKGRMFDFKTIYKDKTYCLKLILYRLIETIQHTSLGPEIRVVMTKSTTTNWPRLILSKQKSRNIHYDVNKLSIEENEGNKILQLPKEFSDCFDELNEEDPMYTVYSDLDSDLDEELENDSD, from the exons ATGGATTTATCTAAAATAAGTGATATAAAGATATCAACATTTATAAATCCACATTTGTTTTGGATAATTATTCAGAATGAAgaaaatgcaataaatttttgtagcttaaataaagaaatgaaagaatGTGTAACTATAACAAATGATTTTGATAGTACttcaaactattttaaaaaaggagAG ATTGTTGCCGCtcaaatcaataacaaattatatagGGCCATTATTGAAGACATAATACCTAAAAATTCCTGgaaaattacatatattttatggTTAGTTGATCTAGGAACTATGAAAGAAGCGAATTATGTTTTTAATCTTCCAACTAATCTAAGAAAAACACCCCATTTTGCCTTACAGGCCAGTTTAAACAATGTTAAATATGTGAATCAA attttaGAATATAATTCTTATGGTGAACTTGTTAAAATTAACAAGGGTGTATTGAATCCGACACCTAGCTCTCGACAAGAAGCCATGAATTTCTTTTTGACTGGTCATAATTTCAAATTCAGTTTGGAAAAGGAGGAAGATGGAATTCTATTCGGAgatattcttttcaaaaataaggaaaacaaaCAGGTTTCTCTTAGAGATTGCTTATATAATACTGGAGCTATTGTTAAAGAACCAATTGAAg GTGTCACAGATTTTATAAACAACTACAAAGAAAGGAATCTCActgttatttctaaaatatgtcAAAGTGAACCgcaactttttgaaaataaaatatatgaaagtgtTGGGATAACTTGTAAAACTATCGTAACTAAAATTCTTGAAGAATTTCAATGTAGCGACACATTAACCTATGTCGATAAA GAAGCTGAGCCTTTGTGCAGCATCagtgattcaaaaaattttaacacttCATTAGATCATCCCTTGCCGGATAATCAATCCCCTagtgtaaaaaaattgaggatATTTCAAGTGATAGAGAAATTGAGGGGTcaaaaaaacgtttcaaaatTGAATCAGAGTACCACTTCTGATGCCACTGTGGATACAATTGAAGATCAATCCAAAAATAAGAATGCCATTGAATCTGCTTCTAATTACACTGAGAATAAAACTGTTGATCAATTAACAGACAAAGATGTCGCCCAATCTACTTCAAAGATGAATGAATTGATGAAGAAGATGAGAAAAAATCGAAGAGCTTCAAAGTTGAATCAAACCTTCACTTCTGATACCactgaaaatgaaattgatgataAATCAAGAGACATCAAATCTGCTTCAAATAGAAATCAATTGTGTGGAAAAGAAAAGGATATCGAAAAAGGGAAATGGAAATATG aattagATTTAGTGatggaaggaaaaataattcttgGACCAGCAGGTTCTGAACGAACTTTAGCTAACAAAAGAA ataaacaTAAAAAGAATCCAAGTTccccaaaaataaaaataaataaaaattatattggtaCGAACAAGTCTCCTAAAAAAATGGTTTGTTcagataataattcaaaaataatcgaaCTATCTTCAAAGGAAGAATTGAAACTAGAATATGTCCAAAGTAATTCTTCAGAAGCAGAAGCTtctatcaatgaaaaaaataagagaatgaAGGAACAACGCTCAGAAGATTCTTCGAATAGTACCAGATGCTCTGAAAGGAAATTTCATGAAATCAAAGAGATTACAATATCTCCTATTACTCCTAAAAGGTTTTCAAGATTACTGTCGAAGAAACAATTAACTGGTTTCAAAAGTAATTCATCAGATAAAGGATCTTTTAGTGAAAAGAATATTGATCCTACTCCAATGGTTACTGGAATGAAGGAACAAAGCTCAGATGACTCTCCAAGTAGTAGAAGATCCTCTGAGGAGACATTTAACGAAGTTGAAAGGGCTACATCTCCTTTTTGTTCTGAAAGTAATTCATCACATGAAAGTTCTTTGGGCAGTGAACAGAATGTGGATTGTAGTCTAAAGGTTACTAGAACGAAGGAACAAAGCTCTGATGACTCTTTTAGCAATAAAGGATGTTCTGAGAGAAAATTTAATGAAGTTGAAGGGGCTACAGCACCTCCTATCCACCCAGAAAGTTCTCCAAAAGTACTTGAACAATGGTCAAAGAAACTAACAACAGGTGTCAAAAGCAATTCTCCAAATGAAAGTTCTTTTAGTGAACAAAAAGTGGATCCTACCCTAAAGGTAACTAGAATGAAGGAACAAAGTTCAGACGACTCTTCGAATAGTATAAAATGGTCTGAAAGGAAATGTAATGAAGTTAATAATGCTACAACATCTTATATTCACCTAGAAACTTCTCCAAAAGTAATTGATAAACCATCAAAGGAAGCATTAACAAGTTTTGGTAGCAATTTTTCTTCTGATGAAGGTTATTTACAAGAACAGAATGTGAATCCTTATATTGACTCTTTTAATGGACAAAAATACCCTAATAAATGCAGTAAGGATGTAATATCTTTGATTCATTCCGAAAGTATCTCAAAAACAGTTGAACAATCAGAAGAACCGAATCTAACAGATGCCGATTGTAGTTCTTCAAAGGAAGATGGTTCTTTAACAGATTGTAATATTCCAAGTTCAGATTTTCAACATCTCCAGCCAGTTCaacctttaaaaataaaaccgcATTGTAACTGTAAACAATGCACTATTTGGACTAAGGAAGAGGATATTTCTCTAGAAAATATGGATACTACCTCAAAGGTAGCCAAAATAAAGGGAACcagaacaaatttattattcaaagaaaatgaaacagTCGATTCTGTTTTGAACATCAATTCCGTTGATTATGCTTTCATGAATAAGGTTGAAAAGCAGTCTACACAAAAAGTTTTGGTACACAG cGAACTAATGATAAATCCAGTTCATCAAATCCCCAAACTCACTTTTCACAGAGACATCCACATCAGTTTATACGATCTTCAATACAGACAAGCGAGACGTATTCAGATTTACACCTGGTCCGCTATCTTACGTAACCAACATGTGTTCATGATACACGGACCTAGAACTGGTAAATCTATGGCTTACATGCCTTGTATGTTGACCTTCATTTTGGAAAAGCATGACAGATATGCTACTCTGCTGAAAGTCTCTGGAGGTCCTATAGTTATTATATTGTGTAGAAACACGGATAAATGCGAACAATTGTCGGATTTGGCAAAATTATTGATgcagaacaaaaaatgtaacatTTCTTTAGTGACTTATCCACTGGGACATGTTAATACT agcCACACAGATATGTTAATAACAACTCCAGACATCTTAATTGACTTGCTGAGGAACAATTCCATCAATTTCAAAAGGTTGTGCCACTTGGTTATCGAAGATGGTGATACTCTTCTAACGAAATACAAAGAAGCAATGGATGCTATATTTGAATTGTGTCAATCGATGTTGAGGAACcgattattttcgaaatctttACAATTGGTGGTGTGCTCTGAGCATTGGACTTCTCATATGAAACACCTGATAAAAAAACTGTATCAAGTACCGCTGATTTGTATTGGAAATCCTTTGGAAGCGGCTTTTTACGGACAAGTGGAGATATCCATGAAATTTAAGGATGCAGCTCTTAAGGAACAAGAATTAGAAA atatattgaAAGAGGATCACAGAATTTACAGAACCATAGTCATTTGCGAGGAACATGAAATGgatgaaattgttaaaatgcTAGGTTTTAGAGGAATTGATTATATAGCAGTACCTTCATCTTTGGGTGCCGAAGATATATTGCATTTGGAAGTTGTTTGGAAAAGTGCCAAAGGGGGATCGTATTCAG tattGATCTGCAGCGATTTcgttttaaatacttttttaaatataacttgTGCAGAAGTTTTGATACATTACTCTCTACCAAGCACTTGGACGAAATTCATTAAacgttttatttgtttacttgaaAATTGCAAGAGTCCTTTGGTCACCAAATCG GTTAAATATTTTGCGAAAACTATAATAATGTATGATGGGATTCGTAATGAACCTCTAAAGAAGTTTCTGAACTACGTGGCGTCTACGGACTTGAAGAAACATATACCATTAACATTGCAAAAATATTCAGAA aatttaaaaaaagcagaagaagaagaaaaattaaaagaagacATTTGCTTGTGTGCGAACCTGAAACTTTTTggatattgtaaaaaaattgaatgtccCCAAAGGCACATTCTTAATTCTGATTCGGACGTTTCTCAACATTTTCCAAAATCCggcaaaataaaattcaaaattgttaatatcaTCGACGTTTCCGTCTTTACTATAAAG TTACTTCAACACGTCGATAACGACAATAAAATCCACGAGTACGACGAAACTTCGAATATTACCGAAGATTTGAGTACTTCCCTTAAATTGGGAAAGAAGAAAGTATCTGATCCCGTTTTGGGTAAACGTTACGCTTTTCACAACATCGATGAACAAGATCCGAATTACTATAGATGCGAAGTTTTGAATATCGATAaggaaaatgttaaaatcaatTTGTTAGATAAAGGGACTGTTATAAACAGTACAGTGACTAGACTGTTCTACTTACCAAAGGAATTTGATATTCATGTCAAACCGAGACAAA ctATTGATTGTTACCTAGCAAACTGTATACCTCCATACAGGGACGAAAACTACTCGGCTAAATCATTCTTCAACGTCAAAGTGATGTTAGAGAGTAAAGACTataaaaacatcattttcaCCGGAGACATTCGTTTACAACTCAATAATACTTTATGGTTAAAAGATGTATACGAAGAAATTGTTCTTTCGGATGTTATAATACCAAGATTTCAATTATCTCGCGAAATAATAATACAGAAAGTAGTCGAAAATAAATCCAATCAATTAGATAGTTTGTATAAATTGTGCGCCGAATTTGGAATAGATCTTCCTAAATATGATACGCCGATCGTTAAAGTTCCCGTTAAGAaacgaaatgttgaaaaaaattgggcTTATTTGGATACGGAACGAATAAACGAAGTCACTTTTACCAGCGCTTTTTCCCCGGACGAAATCTACGTGAAGTTGAACAAATTCAACAattt gTTAAATAATTTGCAAAAAGAAATCCAACGGAGCATCGAAATGCCAAACTATCCAAAAATTCGAGAAGTTACAGTAGGCGATGTCTACCTAGCGAAAGATCCGAACGGTAACGAATATTGTCGAGTTTTAGCTCTTAAAATACAAGACGATGAAGTTTTATGTTTCTACGTCGATTTCGGCGACGAAgcgttaataaaaattgaaaatttaaaacacatCCAAGACGTTTACATAACGAAATTACCTTTCCAATGTATAGCATGTCGTTTGTACGGTATACGACCGATATATAATGCTTGGGACGAAAACGTTACCGACATGTTGTATAACTACGCCCACGAACCCGATACTGACATATTCAgacttttatatttgaaagtttGTCGAAAGGAAACGTCATCTGTTATAACGCCTACCAAATATTCGGTGTTATTAAAAGACGGTCTATATGAAAAGAAAACGTTAATCAATCAGATATTGATTGAATGCGGAACTGTTTTGGCGAATCCCGACGAGATTTTGGAAGATTTCGAAATTCCCGCACCACAACAAGATCCACCTGAATTGGACGAACATCTTGAGGAAGCTGcttatatttgtagaaaaacagAAGAATTGGATCGATGCTTTGAAGCGAACg cTGGTGGTTTTGATTCCACTACTGATCAATCAGGAAACAAGAAAGGAGATAACAATTCAGATGATTTGGAACTGTTCACTTTTGGAGATCCTATTGATTTCTTGATAAAT GTTGTAACTAGTAACGAAACATCCCCAACTGACCGAATAAGGGAATTACCTTCTATAACAGCAGCTCCTAGTACAGATTACTGTACCCCAGATGTTTATTGGTCTCAGACTGAATCTACAGTTAAATTGAGTATTAGATTGGCTGATATTAAAGATTACAAACTTACTTTAACTAAAGGCAGGATGTTTGATTTTAA GACGAtttataaagataaaacttaTTGTTTAAAGTTGATTTTATACAGACTGATAGAAACCATACAACACACTTCATTAGGACCTGAAATAAGGGTTGTTATGACTAAATCGACGACTACGAATTGGCCAAGATTAATTTTATCCAAACAGAAATCTAGAAATATCCATTACGACGTAAATAAATTGTCAATAGAAGAAAACGAAGGAAATAAGATTTTACAGCTCCCGAAAGAATTTAGTGACTGTTTTGATGAGCTTAACGAAGAAGATCCAATGTATACTGTTTATTCGGATTTAGATAGTGATTTAGATGAAGAACTTGAGAATGATTCAGATTAG